From the Rhizomicrobium palustre genome, the window TGCGGCGGCGCCTTTATGCGCGGGCTGATAGGGGCTTCCAGCCCAGAGCGTGGATTCATTGAGCTGAATACGGTCCTCGCTCGGTCCGCCATAGATCATCGCGCCCAGGCGGCCATTGCCGATGGGCATGGCTTCCACCCATTCGGCGGCGGGCTGCTCATACCACAGCGTCAGATCGCTTAGCTTTTCCCGCGTCGTTGGGGTAAGGGCGCTCGCGGCCTTGAGGCTGCCAAGAAAGGCAGCCGTCATCTGCATCGCCATACGGCGGGAAAAGGTCATGGATGTCTCCCCAGTGTTTTTGTTGACTGGGGATATAGCACACTTGTCCGAGAAATGCCCCGGCGACTAAAGCGCCGCTACGGGTGTTTTCAGATGCGCCAAAGCCGCGTCCAGAACCTCCACACCCGCCTCATAACGGGTGGCGTTCTCGGAGAGGTGACGGCGGAAGGCGCGCGCCCCCGGCTTGCCGTGAAAGACGCCGAGGATATGCCGGGTCATAGCGTTGAGCGGGACGCCTTGGCCGCGTTTTTCGGCCACATAATCGCGGAATTTCGCCATCGCTTCGTCTAGCGAAACCGGCGCGCCACCGAAAAGCCGGGCATCGACCTCAGCAAGGATGGACGGATCTTGATAGGCCGCACGCCCCAACATGACGCCGTCGAGATGCTGTAGGCAGGCCTCGGCCGTCTCGAGACTGGCGATCCCGCCATTGATCACAATTTTGAGATCAGGGTTCTCGCGCTTCACAGCATAGACCAGCTCGTAATCGAGCGGCGGGATTTCCCGGTTTTCGCGTGGCGATAGCCCGCCCAGAATGGCCTTGCGGGCATGCACCACGAAAATCCTGACGCCAGCTTGTTTGCAGGCCGCGATGATGGTGCGTAGCGCGATCTCGGGCTCCTGCTCGTCCACCCCGATACGGCACTTGATGGTGACCGGTACTTTCACCTTCGCTAGCATCGCAGCGGCACACTCCGCTACCAGCTCTGGCTCCAGCATCAAACAGGCACCGAACTTACCTGATTGCACCCGGTCCGACGGGCAGCCGACGTTGAGGTTGATCTCGTCGTAACCGTAATCCTCGCCGATTTTTGCGGCTTCGGCGAGCAGGGCCGGATCGGAGCCGCCCAATTGCAACGCTACCGGATGCTCTCGCGCATCGAAGCCCAAAAGCTTCTCGCGGTCGCCGCGGATCACCGCCTGTGCCGTGACCATCTCGGTGTAGAGCAGGGCGTTGGCCGACAGGAAGCGGTGGAACATACGGCAATGCCGGTCCGTCCACTCCATCATGGGGGCGACACAAAAACGATGCGAGAGGGGCGATAATTCGGGCATTTTCACAAGGATTTACAAGGGTTGTATCAATGGGGGACATATTATCCCGAGGATTACGGCTTGCAAAAGGCGGGGTGGGCTGATACCAGAACAATTAGTTAGGTACCTAATTATATTTGAGCTCGCCCCCATGGACAGCGTCAAACAATCAAAGCGAGAATTTGTTTTTCGCATGATGTCCCTCAGCAAGGCGTATCGGCGGTATGCCAATGAGGAGCTGGAGCGGAGCGGCCTGTCGCATTCCACGGCGATGGTAGTGATGCTTTTGAGTGAAACGCGGGCCGAGTGTTCGCAGAAATTCCTTGCCGATCATCTTGATGTGGCGCCGGCCTCAATGGTGCCGCTGCTCAAGCAGATTGAAGCGGCGGGATTGATTACCCGGCGCCAGGATGCCGAGGATAAGCGCGTCAACAATATCGAACTGACGCCGGCCGGCGTGACGCTCGCCAAAGAGGCGCGGCGGGTACTCGATGGTGTTCGCCAGCGTCTATTCGTGGGGATTGATCCGGCAGATGTCGAAGCCAGCTTGCGGGTGCTGGAAGGTTTGCAGAGCGCTCTCGCGGCGCAGAAGCCGCGTGTGAAGTAGTGCCCTCTATGCGTATCGGTTGGCGAGAACTGGTCTTTTCGGCCAATAGCTTTGGCGCTGCCATGCTGGCGCTCGCTGTTTCGTTCATTTGCGATCTTGACCGGCCCTATTGGGCGATGATGACCGCCTATGTCACGGCGCAGCCATTCAGCGGGGCGCTCCACTCCAAAGCGCTGTTTCGCATTGCCGGAACGGTGATTGGTGCGGCGGCGATGGTGTTTCTGGTTCCGCCCTTGTCCAGCGCGCCCGTGCTTTTATCGCTAGCAATCGCGCTGTGGGTCGGGGTGTGCCTGTATTTCTCTCTTTTGGATCGCACGCCGCGCTCTTACATTTTCATGCTGGCAGGCTTCACTACCGCCTTTATTGGGTTTCCGATTGTGGGCGCGCCCGCCACAGCCTTCGATGTAGGGGTTTCGCGCGTTGAAGAAAACTGCGTCGGCATTATCTGCTCGATGCTGTTTCACACGGTTTTCTTCCCGCGCAGCTTGCGCCTTTCCCTGGCGGACCGGTTTGGCCAGGCCGTGGACGATCTCACCTCCTGGTGCACCGACACCTTTGCCCGCAAGAAGGACGCAGTGCGGCGGCGCGGGCGTTTGCGCTTGGCGGCCGATATTACCGAGCTGCACATGATGGCCACCAATGTGCCGTTCGATACCCATGAGCCGCAGCAGTTTGGGCAGATCATCGCCACGGTCGAGGAAAAGCTGATCCGGCTCTTCCCGCTGATCACGGGCCTGTCAGAACGATTCAAGATGCTGGAGAAGAGCGGGCCGCTGCCGCAGCGTCTGACGATGTTGCTGGCGGACATCTCTCATTGGATGCACGCCTCCGCGCCAAGTGAAACGGTGGCGGTCCTGAAAAAGCGCTGTCATGGCCTTCAAAAGCTCGAAGGAAATCCGTCCTGGCGGGAAATGCTGCTGTTCAATATTGCCACACGGCTGTCTGAGCTTGTCGATATATATGCCTCCTGCCGCAAGCTGGTCACCACGATGGGAGATCGCGAAGCGCTGAAGGCGGTCAGGCCGGGCGCCGGCAAGCAGGCGCGCGTTCTGCACACCGATAAGTTGGACGCGTTCTATTCCGCGCTATCCTGCGCAGGCATCGTCTTTCTGGGATCGGTCCTTTGGATCGTCTCTGGCTGGCCGGATGGCGGCACTGCGGTGATGATGGGCACGGTGACCTATTGCCTTTTTGCCAGCCAAGCCAATCCTGTACCTGCGCAAAAGGCCTCGCTTTATAATACGGCGCTCGCCAGTGTCGTGGCGGGAATTTATCTCTTCGCGATATTTCCCAACATCCATAGCTTTGTCGGCCTTGTCCTTGTGCTCGCGCCGGTTTTGCTGACTGCAGGTGTGCTGCTCGCCCAGCCAGGCGGTCTGAAATATCTATCCTTCATAGTGCCGTTCTGCGGAAGCCTGACCCTTACGCGCCATTTCCAGCCGGATTTCCAGGCTTTCTTGAATTGGAACGTGGCGCAATTCGTCGGTATTGCGGGTGTGGTCGCCGCGACGCGCATCTTGCGCAATGTGAGCGCGCATCGGCGCATCCACACTGTTTTACAGGCCACGGCGACCGACATTGCCGACATCGCCCGCGGCGACAAGCGCATATCGAGCAGTGCCTGGATCAGTTTGATGGTCGATCGCATCGGACTTTTGGCACCTTACACCGATATCATCAAATCGAGTCCGCGTTACGCCTCCGTCAACACCATGATTGGGATGCGGACCGGGCTGAACGTCATCCGGCTGCGGCGAGCGCTCGCCCATTTGCCCGCTGAATATTCGCAGCGTGGCGAAACGCTGATGTCTGCGTTAGCGGAGCATTTCGCCGCACAAGCCCGTCAGGTTGAGGCCCTCCCGCCGCCATATGGGCTTTTGCGGGATGTTGAGGAAGGGCTCGCCGCGGTCTCCGCTATGCCCGCCAATCGTTTGCGCAAGGCTATCGCGAATGCCCTGACGGGACTTCGCTGCAATCTCTTCCCACTGGAGGCGAGCGCATGATCTCTGATTATGCCGTGTTTGGCGTTTTGATCCACCCCTACATGCTGGCCCTGATCTTCGCCATTCTGGTGTCACGGCCCGTTTGCCTGCTGATCAATCGCGCTGGGTTTTACCGCTTTGTCTGGCATCCCGGCCTGTTCGATATGGCGGTGTTCTTTCTGCTCTATGGCATTTTCGTTTGGATGTTTGTGCCCGGCCTGTTGTCCGGCGCGTTTGCGTAAGGTGTGTTCATGAACTGGCTTCGGATCGGTAAAGGCGCCGTCACCACCCTGTTTGTCATTGCCGCGATCGTTACCGTGATTGGTCTGTGGCGCTTCTACGAAGTTTACCCGCGCACGCCAGATGGCAAGGTGCGGGCTGACGTGGTGCTGATTACACCTGATGTCTCGGGGCTGGTCACAAAGGTGTTTGTTGCGGATAACCAGCATGTAAAAGCCGGGCAGGTGTTGTTCGAAATCGACCGCCAGCGTTTTGCGCTGGAGGTGGAGCGAGCCAAGGCCGCTTTGGCCGCAAAAAGGGCCGCGCTGCAGCAGGCCGCGCGCGTTTCGCATCGCAATGCCGGGCTGAGTGGCCTCGTCGCCAGAGAAGAGGTCGAGCAGGGCAATGCCAAAGTTGATGCGCTGACGGCAGAGGTGCATGAAGCCGAAGCTCAGCTCTCCACCGCCATGCTTAATCTCGATCGTGCGAGCGTGCGCGCCTCCGTCGACGGCAAGATCTCCAATTTCAGCCTGTTGCCAGGCGCCTATGCCTCCGCGGGCAAGCCGGTTTTCGCGCTCATCGCGCTTAACTCCATTCATGTGGACGGCTATTTCGAGGAAACTAAAATCAGCCGTATTCATGTGGGCGATCCGGTGCGCGTGCGGTTGATGGGCGAGAGCGGCGAGATCAAAGGCCATGTCGTAAGCATTGCCGGTGGTATCGAAGATCGGGACCGGGTTACGGGCGGAAATCTTCTCGCCGATGTGAATCCGACCTTCAGCTGGATCCGCTTGGCGCAGCGCATCCCGGTGCGGGTCGCGCTGGAGAACCCGCCGCGCGATATGGCGCTCGTACTTGGCCGCACGGCGGCCGTTGATGTTCTGCCGCGGGACCGGTGAGGATCATGCGCCGTTTAGCTCTTCTCTTTTCCGCTCTGGCGCTCGGTGCATGCACCGCTGGCCCTGATTATCTACGGCCCGAGAACTCCGCCCATGCGAAGGTGGGACGCGATTTCAAGGAGACACTGCCGCACGCGGTCTCGAAGGAGGACATGCCCGGCAAATGGTGGCACCTCTACGAGGATAAAACGCTGGACGGTTTGATCGAGGAAGCCTTGCGTAACAATACCGATTTGCGCATCGCGGCGGCCAATATCAAGCGCGCCGAAGCGTATAAGGCGGAAATCGCTGATCGCGCCAAGCCGCAAACCGAACTCGGCGGCGGTGTTTCTTATGGCCAGCTTTCCGCCGAAGAACATTTGATTTTCGGCCACGCCCTGCCATCGGATTTTGTCTATAGCCTGGGCGGCGGGCTCTCGTATGACCTCGATCTCGCGGGCCAAATCAAGCGCGCGATAGAGGCGGCGAAGGCCGAGAGCGAGGCCAGCCGTGCCGCTTATGATGCGGTGCGCATTGGGGTTGTTGCAGAAGTGAGCCGGAGCTACCTCGATGTTTGCGCGGCGGGGCGTGAGCTCGATTTGGCCGAGGAGATGATCTCCGTTCAGGATTCCTTGAAATCCGTGAATGCGCGCCTGACGGCATCGGGCCGGGCGGCGGAGAATACGCGCCAGACCTATAACGCGCAGCTTTGGCGGATAAGAGCGGCGCTGCCGGTTCTGCAAGCCCGGCGCAAACAGGCTGCCTATCGGCTGGCGGCTCTGATGGGCAGCGATATCCCGCCGGATGTGATGGGCTGCCACGCCGTACCTGAGCTCAAGGCCCCTGTTCCTGTCGGCGATGGCCGCGCTTTCCTGGAGCGTCGACCCGACGTGCGTGAAGCTGAGGCGGGGCTGAAAGCTGCGACCGCGCGCATTGGCGTGGCGATGGCCGACCTTTATCCGCACATCACTCTGGGCATCAGCGGTGGATCGACCGGTCTGTTGAAGAACATTGGCGATAGCGACACCTACAAATATTCCATTGGGCCGCTGATCTCTTGGGAGTTTCCGCAGCGCGGTACCGTTGAAGCCCGCATCCGTGCCGCCGAGGCACGGGATGAGGCTGCACTCGCGCTTTTCGACCGCACGGTTCTCAACGCTTTGCGCGATGCAGAAATTTCGCTCTCAGCTTACGGCCGCGATCTGGACCAGAACGGGGATTGGCAAAGGGCTGAAGCGGCGCAGGCCCGCCTTGCGGCCGATAGCATCGCGCTGCAACAGCGCGGGCGGCAGAGCCTCACTGAGACCCTGCTGGCGCGTCGCAATCACTTGCAGGCGGAGCAAGACGTCGCGGCCAGCAAGGCGCGGCTGGCGGCAGACCAAATCAGCCTTTTCGCAGTGCTCGGCGGCGGCTGGTAGTCCCAGCAATCTTGTTCCGGTAGCGAAAATGTGAGCGCGAAGGCGGCCCCCATCGCAGCTTCGAATTGCACGCGCGCGGGAAAGGCGGTATCAAAAACTCAGACAATAAAACCAAATATGGGGAGAAATATGCGCGTCCGTGCAGCCGTTGCCGTTTCGTCGGTCTTACTCTTTTCACTTTCAGCCAAGGGGGAGGAGGCGCCGTATAAGAACCCTGATCTCTCGCCGCAGGTCCGCGCGGCGGACCTTGTTTCGCGCATGACCTTGGATGAGAAGGTGCTCCAGATGCAGAGCACCTCGCCTGCCATCCCGCGCCTGGGAGTGCCGGGTTATAACTGGTGGGGTGAGGCGCTGCATGGCGTTGCCAATGGGCATGCCACCGTGTTTCCGCAAGCCATCGGCCTTGGCGCGACCTTTGATCCAGATCTCATTCATCGCGTCGCAGATGTCATCTCCACCGAGGCGCGCGCTAAATTTCATGAAGCGATCCGCAACGGAGTGCCACCGCGCCAGGGCATTCTGCCGACCGACATCGCGCTGACCTTCTGGTCGCCCAACATCAACATCTTCCGCGATCCGCGCTGGGGCCGTGGCCAGGAAACATACGGCGAAGATCCCTATCTGTCCGGCCGTCTTGGCGTTGCCTTTGTGAAGGGCATGCAGGGCGATGATCCGCGCTATCTGAAAACCGTGGCGACGCCCAAGCATTACGCCGTCCATAGCGGCCCTGAAACGCAGCGCCATACCTTTGATGCACGCGTCAGCGATTACGATCTCAACAACACCTATCTTCCGGCCTTCCGTGCAGCAGTGACCGAGGGTAAGGCGGAGTCAGTGATGTGTGTGTATAACTCCGTTGCCGGTGTGCCGGGCTGCGCCTCCGCCGATCTCTTGCAGAAGACGCTGCGCCAGGATTGGGGCTTTAACGGCTATGTGGTGTCGGATTGCGGCGCGGTCGACGATATCTTCCGTACCCACAAATACACCAAGACCATGGGCGAGGCGGCGGTCGCGGCCGTAAAAGCCGGCACCGATCTTTCCTGCGGCACGGAATACGAAACTCTTCCCGCAGAGGTGAAGGCGGGGCGCATCTCCGAAGCAGACATCAACCGCGCACTGGAGCGCGATTTCGTCGCGCGCTTCCGTCTTGGCATGTTCGATCCGGTGGAACGCGTGCCCTATGCGTCGATTCCGATTACCGAGAACGATTCTGCCGCGCATCGCAAATTGGCGTTGGAAGCTGAGAACAAGGCGATCGTGCTGTTGAAGAACGATAAGAACGTTCTTCCCTTAGCTGCGAATGTGAAGACCATCGCGGTGCTGGGGCCGTCGGCCGATGATCCCTCTGGCTTGCTGGGCAATTACAATGGCATCTCCACCAAGCAGGTGACACCGCTGGAAGGCATCACCAAGCAGTTCACCAAGGCGCAGGTGCGTTATTCCGTGGGCGCGGCCTATACCGATTCAACACCGGTGCCGGTGACGTCCGCGGCGCTCTCGCAGGCGGATGGCAAAGGTGCGGGCGTCAAGGTCGAATATTTCGACAATGCCGAGCTGAAAGGCACGCCCAAGCTCACGCGTATCGAATCCCGCATTCACTTCAGTGACCGTTCCGCGGATGCGGAATCGAAAGCGGTGATCGCCGGGAACAAATATTCTATCCGTTGGAGCGGCACCTTCACCCCACCGGTGTCGGGTGAGTATCTGCTCGCGGCCCGCACCCACATGTGGAACCGTGGCGGCAAGATTCACATGTTCATCGATGGAAAGGATGTCGGCTCTAATTCGGTGCAAGGCCCGGGCGCTATTCCGGGTGCACAGCCGATGGGCCGCATGGCCTCGCGCAACGCCGATGCCAAGCTGAGCTTTGAGGCTGGCCGTGCTCATTCCATCCGCGTGGAACTGAGCCAGGATGGACCAGAAGGCACCACGGATTTGAATTGGGTCCCGCCGAAAGCTGCCGCCTTGGCCGAAGCGGCGAAGGTTGTGAAAGCCTCCGACGTGGCGGTGGTCTTTGTTGGGCTCAACTCTGGTCTCGAAGGCGAGCAGAATCCGAACGTCAATATTCCTGGCTTCTTCGGTGGCGACCGCACCAGCATCGATCTGCCGGAACCGCAGGAAAAGTTGGTTCAGACCGCCATTGCAACTGGCAAGCCGGTAATTGTGGTGATGACCAGCGGCAGCGCGCTTGCCGTGAACTATGCGGCTGAGCATGCCGCAGCGGTGATCAGCGCCTGGTATGGCGGCGAGGAAACCGGCACGGCCGTCGCGCAGACACTCGCCGGTGTGAACAATCCGGCGGGGCGTTTGCCGGTCACCTTCTATAAGAGCACCGATCAGCTTCCGCCCTTCACCGATTACGCCATGAAAGGGCGCACCTATCGCTATTTCTCTGGCGAGCCGCTTTATGGCTTCGGCTATGGCCTCAGCTACGCCAAGTTCGAGTATTCGGGGCTGAAGACGGAGCGCAGCGCCAGTAGCGCCACTGTTACTGCCACGGTCAAGAACAGCTCAAATCGCGACGGAGATGAGGTGGTGCAGCTCTATGTGTCTGGCACGGGGCAGGAAATCCGCTCCTTGAAGGGCTTTGAGCGCGTTCACTTGAAGGCTGGCGAAAGCCGGGTGGTGAGCTTCCCGCTCAAGGATGTTCCGGCCTCGAAGATTACCGTCAGTGTCGGCGGCGGTCAGCCGGTGAAGGGCGTTGCCTTCGTGCAAGGCAGCCTGTAACAGCCGCGAAAGAGAGATGCTGCGGTCCTTTTTCCGGGACCGCAGCATTTTTTTATGGCTTAGCGCGCGGCTTGGGCTGTGCGGGTCAGGGTGAATTGCCCCGATACACCTTCATGCTCGGCCGAAGGCGCGATCCAGACGAAGTAATTGCCGGGCTCGATGGTTGGCTGGAGCTTTTGGTCCAGGAAGGCGAGGTCGGCGGCCGCAATCGTGAAGCTGACCTTTTTGGATTCGCCCGGTTTCAGATCCACGCGCTTATAGGCTTTCAGCTTGCGCACCGGCTGTGTGACGCTGGCCGGATTCTTGCGCGTATAGAGCTGCACCACTTCCGTTGCGGGGCGTGTGCCTGTGTTGGTGATCATGGCGGAGACTTCAATGCTGCCATTGGCCGTGATGCTCGGCGTGCTCTGTATGAAACCGGAATAGGCGATGTGGCCATAGGTGAGGCCATAGCCAAAGGGGAAGCGGGCAGCGTTCGGCGTGTCGATGAAGTTGGTCCTGAATGGATCGTATTTCTCCGAGGTGGTCGGCCGCCCGCTGGATTTGTGGTCGTAGTGATAGGGCTCCTGGCCGGGGCTGCGCGGAAAGCTGACCGGCAACCGCGCCGAGGGGCTCGCTGCGCCAAATAGCACATCCGCGATAGCCGGGCCGGTTTCGGTGCCCAGGAACCAGGTCACCACGATGGCTTGCGCCTGCAGCACGGCACCTTCCAATGCCAAGCTGCGGCCGGTCTTGAGCAGCACTACAATGGGCTTGCCGGTTTTCGCCACGGCCTCCGCCAGCGCTTGCTGCGCGGGCGGCATGACGATCTGGCTGCGTGAATGGGATTCACCGGTCATGTCCTGGCTCTCGCCGATGGCGAGCAGTACCACATCGGCGTTTTTCGCCGCGGCGACCGCAGCATCTATGCCGCCCGGAATGGGCACTTCGATGTCAGAGCCTTTCACCACCGAAAGCCGTGCAGGATCGGTGATGACGCGGCGCAGGCCGGTCGCCAAATCTACCGCTTCCGCATCGACGCCAAATACCGTCCAGGGGCCGACGAGATCATGCGGACCTTCCGCGAACGGACCGATCAGGGCGACGCGCTTTCCTTGCGGGGAAAGAGGGAGCAGGTCGCCATCGTTCTTCAAGAGCACGATGGAGCGCTGCGCCGCCTCGCGCGCCAAAGCGCGATGGGCCGGAATGAAGACGCGGGTTTTGGCGCGTGCGGGATCAAGGCGGCGATAAGGATTTTCGAACAGGCCCAGCTCGGCTTTGACATGCAGGATGCGGCGCACCGCTTCATCCACGCGCGACATCGGCACTTCGCCGCTGGCAACCAGGCTCGGGAGATGGGTGATATAGAGTGCGCTCGACATGCTCATATCGACCCCGGCCAGGATGGCGAGCCTCGCAGCATCGCGGCCATCGGCGGCAAAGCCGTGATGGATCAGCTCGACATCGCTGCCCCAGTCGGACACGACGAAGCCGTCGAATTTCCACTCCTTATGCAGCACATCGGTAAGAAGCCAGGGATTGGCGCTGGCCGGTATGCCTGCGATCTCGTTGAAGGCAGCCATGGTGGAGAGCGCACCCGCATCAAAGGCGGATTTGAAGGGGGGCAGATAAACTTCGCGCAAGCTGCGTTCGGAAACATCGACGCTTGAATAATCGAGCCCTGCTTCGGCGCCACCATAGGCTGCAAAATGTTTGGGGCAGGCCAGAACCGCGTCATTGTCCTTCAGGCTCTTGCCCTGGAAGCCGCGCACGCGCGCCGCCGCCATGTCGCTGCTGAGCAGCACGTCTTCGCCTGCGCCTTCGACGCCGCGGCCCCAACGGGCATCGCGCGCCACGTCCACCATCGGCGCATAGGTCCAGTCAAGACCGCTCGCGGCCGCTTCGATGGCAGCAACGCGTGAAGTTCGTTCAGCAAGACTGGGATCAAAGCTCGCCGCTTCTGCCAGGGGCACCGGGAAGATGGTGCGATAGCCATGGATGACATCCGCCCCAAACATCATCGGAATGCGCAGGCGCGACTGCTTGGTGGCGACATCCTGGAACATCCGCATCGCTTCCAGCGAGGGGGTGTTCAGAAGACCGGTCAGCCGTCCAGCTCTTGCGTCGGCGAATTGTTTCTGGAATGAGGCGTCGGGCTGGGCAGGATTGAATGTCGCCACACGGCCATCAACAGCGGCGGGCATTAAGGTGAGCTGGCCGGCTTTTTCTTCCAGCGTCATCTGCGCCAAGAGCGCGTCCAGAGTGGGCGATTTGCCAGTCGAGGCTGCGGCGAGCGCCCGGATGGGGCTTGAGCCCCAAGCGGCGGTGAGTGCCGCAGCGAGCATGGCGCTGCGTCGCGTGATGGACTTTTCCATGTGCTGTAATCCCCCTGAATCTTTGGGTTTTGGTAAATCAGGCTTACGGTCTTTGCTGTGCCGCTTATGTAGCTACAGCCACTCTAAGTTTTCCCTGCGCCAGCGCCAAGGATCGGCGAGACGTCAAAATAGCCCGCCCCCAGGGGCGTGACGAAAGGGGCGGCGTGTACCCCTTACTAAAG encodes:
- a CDS encoding DUF1656 domain-containing protein, which produces MISDYAVFGVLIHPYMLALIFAILVSRPVCLLINRAGFYRFVWHPGLFDMAVFFLLYGIFVWMFVPGLLSGAFA
- a CDS encoding MarR family winged helix-turn-helix transcriptional regulator produces the protein MDSVKQSKREFVFRMMSLSKAYRRYANEELERSGLSHSTAMVVMLLSETRAECSQKFLADHLDVAPASMVPLLKQIEAAGLITRRQDAEDKRVNNIELTPAGVTLAKEARRVLDGVRQRLFVGIDPADVEASLRVLEGLQSALAAQKPRVK
- a CDS encoding FUSC family protein, translated to MRIGWRELVFSANSFGAAMLALAVSFICDLDRPYWAMMTAYVTAQPFSGALHSKALFRIAGTVIGAAAMVFLVPPLSSAPVLLSLAIALWVGVCLYFSLLDRTPRSYIFMLAGFTTAFIGFPIVGAPATAFDVGVSRVEENCVGIICSMLFHTVFFPRSLRLSLADRFGQAVDDLTSWCTDTFARKKDAVRRRGRLRLAADITELHMMATNVPFDTHEPQQFGQIIATVEEKLIRLFPLITGLSERFKMLEKSGPLPQRLTMLLADISHWMHASAPSETVAVLKKRCHGLQKLEGNPSWREMLLFNIATRLSELVDIYASCRKLVTTMGDREALKAVRPGAGKQARVLHTDKLDAFYSALSCAGIVFLGSVLWIVSGWPDGGTAVMMGTVTYCLFASQANPVPAQKASLYNTALASVVAGIYLFAIFPNIHSFVGLVLVLAPVLLTAGVLLAQPGGLKYLSFIVPFCGSLTLTRHFQPDFQAFLNWNVAQFVGIAGVVAATRILRNVSAHRRIHTVLQATATDIADIARGDKRISSSAWISLMVDRIGLLAPYTDIIKSSPRYASVNTMIGMRTGLNVIRLRRALAHLPAEYSQRGETLMSALAEHFAAQARQVEALPPPYGLLRDVEEGLAAVSAMPANRLRKAIANALTGLRCNLFPLEASA
- a CDS encoding TolC family protein, whose protein sequence is MRRLALLFSALALGACTAGPDYLRPENSAHAKVGRDFKETLPHAVSKEDMPGKWWHLYEDKTLDGLIEEALRNNTDLRIAAANIKRAEAYKAEIADRAKPQTELGGGVSYGQLSAEEHLIFGHALPSDFVYSLGGGLSYDLDLAGQIKRAIEAAKAESEASRAAYDAVRIGVVAEVSRSYLDVCAAGRELDLAEEMISVQDSLKSVNARLTASGRAAENTRQTYNAQLWRIRAALPVLQARRKQAAYRLAALMGSDIPPDVMGCHAVPELKAPVPVGDGRAFLERRPDVREAEAGLKAATARIGVAMADLYPHITLGISGGSTGLLKNIGDSDTYKYSIGPLISWEFPQRGTVEARIRAAEARDEAALALFDRTVLNALRDAEISLSAYGRDLDQNGDWQRAEAAQARLAADSIALQQRGRQSLTETLLARRNHLQAEQDVAASKARLAADQISLFAVLGGGW
- a CDS encoding glycoside hydrolase family 3 N-terminal domain-containing protein, which translates into the protein MEKSITRRSAMLAAALTAAWGSSPIRALAAASTGKSPTLDALLAQMTLEEKAGQLTLMPAAVDGRVATFNPAQPDASFQKQFADARAGRLTGLLNTPSLEAMRMFQDVATKQSRLRIPMMFGADVIHGYRTIFPVPLAEAASFDPSLAERTSRVAAIEAAASGLDWTYAPMVDVARDARWGRGVEGAGEDVLLSSDMAAARVRGFQGKSLKDNDAVLACPKHFAAYGGAEAGLDYSSVDVSERSLREVYLPPFKSAFDAGALSTMAAFNEIAGIPASANPWLLTDVLHKEWKFDGFVVSDWGSDVELIHHGFAADGRDAARLAILAGVDMSMSSALYITHLPSLVASGEVPMSRVDEAVRRILHVKAELGLFENPYRRLDPARAKTRVFIPAHRALAREAAQRSIVLLKNDGDLLPLSPQGKRVALIGPFAEGPHDLVGPWTVFGVDAEAVDLATGLRRVITDPARLSVVKGSDIEVPIPGGIDAAVAAAKNADVVLLAIGESQDMTGESHSRSQIVMPPAQQALAEAVAKTGKPIVVLLKTGRSLALEGAVLQAQAIVVTWFLGTETGPAIADVLFGAASPSARLPVSFPRSPGQEPYHYDHKSSGRPTTSEKYDPFRTNFIDTPNAARFPFGYGLTYGHIAYSGFIQSTPSITANGSIEVSAMITNTGTRPATEVVQLYTRKNPASVTQPVRKLKAYKRVDLKPGESKKVSFTIAAADLAFLDQKLQPTIEPGNYFVWIAPSAEHEGVSGQFTLTRTAQAAR
- a CDS encoding efflux RND transporter periplasmic adaptor subunit — protein: MNWLRIGKGAVTTLFVIAAIVTVIGLWRFYEVYPRTPDGKVRADVVLITPDVSGLVTKVFVADNQHVKAGQVLFEIDRQRFALEVERAKAALAAKRAALQQAARVSHRNAGLSGLVAREEVEQGNAKVDALTAEVHEAEAQLSTAMLNLDRASVRASVDGKISNFSLLPGAYASAGKPVFALIALNSIHVDGYFEETKISRIHVGDPVRVRLMGESGEIKGHVVSIAGGIEDRDRVTGGNLLADVNPTFSWIRLAQRIPVRVALENPPRDMALVLGRTAAVDVLPRDR
- a CDS encoding glycoside hydrolase family 3 C-terminal domain-containing protein codes for the protein MRVRAAVAVSSVLLFSLSAKGEEAPYKNPDLSPQVRAADLVSRMTLDEKVLQMQSTSPAIPRLGVPGYNWWGEALHGVANGHATVFPQAIGLGATFDPDLIHRVADVISTEARAKFHEAIRNGVPPRQGILPTDIALTFWSPNINIFRDPRWGRGQETYGEDPYLSGRLGVAFVKGMQGDDPRYLKTVATPKHYAVHSGPETQRHTFDARVSDYDLNNTYLPAFRAAVTEGKAESVMCVYNSVAGVPGCASADLLQKTLRQDWGFNGYVVSDCGAVDDIFRTHKYTKTMGEAAVAAVKAGTDLSCGTEYETLPAEVKAGRISEADINRALERDFVARFRLGMFDPVERVPYASIPITENDSAAHRKLALEAENKAIVLLKNDKNVLPLAANVKTIAVLGPSADDPSGLLGNYNGISTKQVTPLEGITKQFTKAQVRYSVGAAYTDSTPVPVTSAALSQADGKGAGVKVEYFDNAELKGTPKLTRIESRIHFSDRSADAESKAVIAGNKYSIRWSGTFTPPVSGEYLLAARTHMWNRGGKIHMFIDGKDVGSNSVQGPGAIPGAQPMGRMASRNADAKLSFEAGRAHSIRVELSQDGPEGTTDLNWVPPKAAALAEAAKVVKASDVAVVFVGLNSGLEGEQNPNVNIPGFFGGDRTSIDLPEPQEKLVQTAIATGKPVIVVMTSGSALAVNYAAEHAAAVISAWYGGEETGTAVAQTLAGVNNPAGRLPVTFYKSTDQLPPFTDYAMKGRTYRYFSGEPLYGFGYGLSYAKFEYSGLKTERSASSATVTATVKNSSNRDGDEVVQLYVSGTGQEIRSLKGFERVHLKAGESRVVSFPLKDVPASKITVSVGGGQPVKGVAFVQGSL
- the dusA gene encoding tRNA dihydrouridine(20/20a) synthase DusA; the encoded protein is MPELSPLSHRFCVAPMMEWTDRHCRMFHRFLSANALLYTEMVTAQAVIRGDREKLLGFDAREHPVALQLGGSDPALLAEAAKIGEDYGYDEINLNVGCPSDRVQSGKFGACLMLEPELVAECAAAMLAKVKVPVTIKCRIGVDEQEPEIALRTIIAACKQAGVRIFVVHARKAILGGLSPRENREIPPLDYELVYAVKRENPDLKIVINGGIASLETAEACLQHLDGVMLGRAAYQDPSILAEVDARLFGGAPVSLDEAMAKFRDYVAEKRGQGVPLNAMTRHILGVFHGKPGARAFRRHLSENATRYEAGVEVLDAALAHLKTPVAAL